The Candidatus Aminicenantes bacterium genome has a segment encoding these proteins:
- a CDS encoding protein kinase — translation MKCLKCHSNNPSDTLFCGKCGTKFDPAAQVSSTRTLDTTPHELVRGEIFAGRFELIEELGAGGMGRVYRAYDKEVGEEIALKILHPEIALDERTVERFRNEIKLARRITHRNVCRMHELHQDGQQLFITMEYVAGEDLKSFIRRAAPLNSGKAVFIAQQVAEGLAEAHKLGVIHRDLKPQNIMIDKEGNARIMDFGIARLVGAKGMTGGNVMIGTPGYMSPEQVEGKEADPGTDLYALGIVLFEMLTGCLPFEGETPLSIAVKQKSEAPPDPRALNTQIPEDLDRIILKCLEKSREKRYRIAAELLADLAKVEKSLPTTPHALPTRKPSTSKEITVRLPSKKIWIPGAIVLLALVGFLIRQIIPEKAGAGRSIAVIGFKNQTGDAELDYLREAIPHLLITSLEQSHRIRVTSWERMKDLLRNSGRDAAAIFDEEAGFEVCRKEGIEAVVLGSFVKAGETFATDVQVLDASSKHILKSASARGDGVASILKSQIDEISRTIRRGIAPPALKIEAPGRKIIDLTTSSMEAYGNYLKAREANENFFWADARKFAEKAVTVDPTFAVAYYVLARAAGNLLDDPARDKALEKAKIYSARATEKDRLFIEAEYAGSIERDPAKEIRLLKDLVDKYPEDKEAHYELGVLFYKSDRNPEAIGELEKAIAIDLRYGPAVNELGYAYADAGDFAKAAQSFERYAELKPGLPNPVDSIAEMNLFMGKLDEAAAKYQEALAIKPDFFNAYPGLAYVYALKEDYGAVGRWVEEYPKKAPAQWANLDGPWLKGVYDYLLGRLDSSLTSFLFNRSQAEKFKYPSGVAYIDWIMGFLYTDRGEFGKSLAAFRSSMDSNIKDDPSRRAYYAADYSFCLGWVELKQGRLEAVKTHLTEMENVLPGLDPTDRAELTLDYSLLSAEAALAGNSVGKAISLGEKIVFGMLPSVNSGSMGRYNIPFLKDVLARAYWKNGDLNKAIAEYERLTTIDPKNRLRMLIHPLYHYRFGRVLEEKGVKKRACLEYEKFLKYWADADPRFVESKDARNRLARLKVG, via the coding sequence TTGAAATGCCTCAAGTGTCATTCTAATAATCCATCGGATACCCTTTTCTGCGGTAAGTGCGGCACGAAGTTCGATCCCGCGGCCCAGGTCTCCTCCACTCGGACGCTCGATACGACTCCCCATGAGCTTGTTCGCGGCGAAATCTTCGCCGGCCGGTTCGAGCTGATCGAGGAGCTCGGGGCCGGAGGCATGGGGCGGGTTTACCGGGCCTATGACAAAGAAGTCGGCGAAGAGATCGCGCTGAAGATCCTCCACCCCGAGATCGCCCTGGACGAACGGACCGTCGAGCGCTTCCGGAACGAGATCAAGCTGGCCCGCCGGATTACCCACCGCAACGTCTGCCGGATGCACGAGCTCCACCAGGACGGTCAGCAGCTGTTCATCACCATGGAGTATGTGGCCGGGGAGGATCTAAAAAGCTTCATCCGAAGGGCGGCCCCCCTCAACTCCGGAAAAGCCGTGTTTATCGCTCAGCAAGTCGCCGAGGGATTGGCGGAAGCCCACAAGTTGGGTGTCATCCACCGCGATCTCAAGCCGCAAAACATCATGATCGATAAAGAGGGCAATGCTCGGATCATGGACTTCGGGATTGCTCGCCTGGTCGGCGCCAAGGGGATGACCGGGGGCAACGTGATGATCGGAACGCCCGGCTACATGTCGCCCGAGCAGGTGGAGGGCAAGGAAGCCGACCCGGGCACGGACCTCTATGCCCTGGGCATCGTCCTCTTCGAGATGCTGACGGGCTGTCTTCCGTTTGAGGGCGAAACCCCGCTGAGCATCGCCGTCAAGCAGAAGAGCGAGGCGCCTCCCGACCCGCGGGCGCTGAACACCCAGATTCCGGAGGACCTCGACCGCATCATCCTGAAATGCCTGGAAAAGTCGAGGGAGAAGCGCTATCGAATCGCGGCAGAGCTCCTCGCCGACCTGGCCAAGGTCGAGAAGTCGCTGCCGACGACTCCTCATGCCCTGCCAACCCGGAAACCATCGACGTCCAAGGAAATCACCGTCCGCCTCCCCTCCAAGAAGATTTGGATTCCGGGAGCTATCGTTCTTCTGGCGCTCGTCGGCTTTCTCATCCGGCAAATAATCCCGGAGAAGGCAGGAGCCGGGCGTTCGATCGCCGTCATCGGGTTCAAAAACCAGACCGGCGACGCGGAGCTCGACTACCTCCGGGAGGCGATCCCGCACCTTCTCATCACGAGCTTGGAGCAGTCGCATCGCATACGGGTGACATCCTGGGAGAGGATGAAGGACCTTCTGCGCAATTCCGGGAGGGACGCAGCCGCCATTTTCGACGAGGAGGCGGGCTTCGAAGTCTGCCGCAAGGAGGGCATCGAGGCCGTCGTCCTGGGAAGCTTCGTCAAGGCGGGAGAGACGTTCGCCACGGACGTCCAGGTTCTGGATGCCTCGAGCAAGCATATCCTCAAAAGCGCCTCGGCCAGGGGGGACGGCGTCGCCAGCATCCTCAAATCCCAGATCGATGAGATCAGCCGGACGATCCGCCGCGGCATCGCGCCCCCGGCACTCAAGATCGAGGCGCCGGGACGGAAGATCATCGACCTCACCACGAGTTCCATGGAGGCCTACGGCAATTATCTGAAGGCCCGAGAAGCCAACGAAAACTTTTTTTGGGCGGACGCCAGGAAATTCGCGGAGAAAGCCGTGACTGTCGACCCGACGTTCGCTGTCGCCTACTACGTCCTGGCCCGGGCCGCCGGAAATCTTTTGGATGATCCCGCCCGCGACAAGGCCCTGGAGAAAGCCAAGATCTATTCGGCCAGGGCCACAGAGAAGGATAGGCTTTTCATCGAGGCCGAATATGCCGGCAGCATCGAACGGGATCCCGCCAAAGAAATCCGGCTGCTGAAGGATCTCGTCGATAAGTATCCGGAGGATAAGGAAGCTCACTACGAGCTGGGGGTATTATTCTATAAATCCGACCGCAATCCGGAGGCCATCGGTGAGCTCGAAAAGGCCATCGCCATCGATTTAAGGTACGGCCCTGCTGTCAATGAGCTCGGCTATGCCTACGCCGATGCGGGAGATTTTGCCAAGGCGGCTCAATCGTTCGAGCGCTATGCCGAGCTGAAACCCGGGCTTCCCAATCCGGTCGATTCCATCGCCGAAATGAATCTTTTCATGGGCAAGCTGGACGAGGCCGCCGCAAAATATCAAGAGGCGCTGGCCATCAAGCCGGATTTCTTTAACGCCTATCCGGGGCTGGCTTACGTTTATGCCCTCAAAGAGGACTACGGAGCAGTCGGACGCTGGGTAGAGGAGTACCCCAAGAAGGCGCCGGCGCAGTGGGCCAACTTGGATGGGCCCTGGCTCAAAGGCGTATACGATTATCTTCTCGGCCGGCTGGACAGCTCGCTCACCAGCTTTCTCTTCAACCGAAGCCAGGCTGAGAAATTCAAGTATCCTTCCGGCGTTGCGTACATCGATTGGATCATGGGATTCCTCTACACGGACAGGGGAGAATTCGGCAAGTCCCTGGCGGCTTTCCGGAGTTCTATGGATTCCAACATAAAGGACGATCCGTCACGCCGGGCCTATTATGCGGCGGATTACAGCTTTTGCCTCGGCTGGGTCGAACTCAAGCAAGGCCGACTGGAAGCGGTGAAAACGCATTTGACGGAGATGGAGAATGTCCTCCCCGGGTTGGATCCGACCGACCGGGCGGAGCTGACATTAGATTACTCGCTCTTGAGCGCCGAGGCCGCCTTGGCCGGAAACTCGGTGGGAAAGGCGATCAGCCTCGGGGAAAAGATTGTGTTCGGGATGCTGCCATCCGTGAACTCGGGTTCCATGGGTAGATATAACATCCCATTTCTGAAGGACGTCTTGGCCAGGGCCTACTGGAAAAATGGCGATCTCAATAAGGCCATCGCCGAATACGAGCGCCTGACGACCATCGATCCGAAGAACCGGCTGCGCATGCTCATTCATCCTCTTTACCACTACCGGTTCGGCCGGGTTTTGGAGGAGAAGGGCGTCAAAAAAAGGGCGTGTCTGGAGTACGAGAAATTCCTCAAGTACTGGGCGGACGCGGACCCGCGTTTTGTCGAAAGCAAGGACGCCAGGAACCGGCTGGCCAGGCTGAAGGTAGGATGA
- a CDS encoding gamma carbonic anhydrase family protein, whose translation MPYDFSLKTPVRHADTFVAEGAQIIGAVTLKAGASVWYNSVLRADVADIVIGEDSNIQDNCTVHVDFGRGTVLGDRVTVGHGAILHACTIEDDCIIGMGAIVLDGAVIKKGTIVAAGALVPPRKTYPAGSLVLGSPAVVVRALSEEEVRHNGDHARSYVEFWKAYLAKGIGKEVVNPSGAR comes from the coding sequence ATGCCCTACGATTTCAGCCTAAAAACGCCGGTTCGGCATGCCGATACTTTTGTCGCCGAGGGAGCCCAAATCATCGGTGCCGTGACCCTGAAGGCCGGTGCCAGCGTCTGGTACAACAGCGTCCTGCGGGCCGACGTCGCCGATATCGTCATCGGCGAGGATTCCAACATCCAGGACAATTGCACCGTCCACGTCGATTTCGGCCGCGGCACCGTCCTCGGCGACCGGGTCACGGTCGGCCATGGGGCGATTCTCCACGCCTGCACCATCGAGGACGACTGCATCATAGGCATGGGCGCGATCGTCTTGGACGGGGCTGTCATCAAGAAAGGGACGATCGTGGCCGCCGGGGCGCTCGTCCCGCCCCGCAAGACCTACCCGGCGGGCTCGCTTGTCCTCGGCTCGCCGGCCGTCGTGGTCCGCGCCTTGAGCGAGGAGGAAGTCCGGCACAATGGCGACCATGCCCGGTCCTACGTCGAATTCTGGAAGGCTTACCTGGCCAAAGGGATAGGGAAGGAGGTTGTCAACCCGTCGGGGGCGCGTTGA
- a CDS encoding XRE family transcriptional regulator translates to MIQFLGAKLRKAREKMGLSQTAFARALGYSAEYISYLEAGKRTPSFAALGKIAAFLNREISYFFYEREPGPDAMAMLFRADAVDERAREELQRFRRFCDDYLKLEAITGRRLDLAPLYGLVPPERMADEERRRLGLGEEPVRDVFGLFEANGLRILRMPMPEDCRVSGVFIYLEAKQAAFALVNSAQAFGRQVYSAAHEYCHYLKDRNEGPVIDNSDVFVDDYVELYHPREQYAQAFAARFLMPPGRVRELVDKEFRAKRVHYDEALYLKRYFGVSMLAMLRTLRDLDFLDKVQFVEYVRRDPSPREKELFGLGDDEAGYDPDERAAARSGMVSGLLFKFKKRPITSDRYKLLQEEAARRIAGGKGLKKGVQTILPTPED, encoded by the coding sequence ATGATCCAATTCCTCGGTGCCAAGCTTCGCAAAGCCAGGGAAAAAATGGGCTTAAGCCAGACGGCATTCGCCCGGGCCTTGGGCTACTCGGCCGAATATATCTCCTATCTCGAAGCGGGCAAACGGACGCCCAGCTTCGCGGCTCTGGGCAAGATCGCCGCTTTCCTCAATCGCGAAATCTCCTACTTTTTCTACGAGCGGGAGCCCGGCCCCGACGCCATGGCCATGCTCTTCCGGGCCGACGCCGTGGACGAGCGGGCCCGGGAGGAGCTGCAGCGATTCCGGCGCTTTTGCGACGACTATCTCAAGCTCGAGGCGATCACCGGCCGCCGACTGGATTTGGCCCCTCTTTACGGCCTCGTCCCGCCCGAGCGCATGGCCGATGAGGAGCGCCGCCGCCTCGGCCTGGGTGAAGAACCGGTGCGCGACGTCTTCGGCCTGTTCGAAGCCAACGGCCTCCGCATCCTGCGCATGCCGATGCCCGAGGATTGCCGCGTCAGCGGCGTCTTCATCTATCTCGAGGCCAAACAGGCTGCCTTCGCCCTGGTCAATTCGGCCCAGGCCTTCGGCCGCCAGGTCTACAGCGCGGCCCACGAGTACTGCCATTACCTCAAGGACCGCAACGAGGGCCCGGTCATCGACAATTCCGATGTCTTCGTCGACGACTATGTCGAGCTCTATCATCCGCGCGAACAGTACGCTCAGGCCTTTGCGGCCCGTTTCCTGATGCCGCCCGGGCGAGTGCGCGAGCTGGTGGACAAGGAGTTTCGCGCCAAGCGCGTCCACTACGACGAGGCCCTCTACCTGAAGCGGTACTTCGGCGTCAGCATGCTGGCCATGTTGAGGACGCTAAGGGACTTGGACTTCCTGGACAAGGTCCAGTTCGTCGAGTACGTGCGGCGCGACCCGTCGCCCCGCGAGAAGGAGCTGTTCGGGCTGGGCGACGACGAAGCCGGCTACGACCCCGACGAGCGGGCCGCCGCCCGGAGCGGAATGGTCAGCGGGCTGCTGTTCAAGTTCAAGAAGCGCCCCATCACCTCGGACCGCTACAAGCTCCTGCAGGAGGAAGCGGCCCGCCGGATCGCCGGCGGCAAGGGGCTGAAAAAAGGCGTCCAGACCATCCTGCCGACGCCGGAGGATTGA
- a CDS encoding AAA family ATPase, whose protein sequence is MIPAPMARKSRPAAPPRPLPAAYPRTASGLEINPEFGRALELLESTDKPVFITGRAGTGKSTLLDHFRSTTSKRVAVLAPTGVAALNVRGQTVHSFCRFKPNVTLEAVKALPKAKANGPEGALYRNLDMVIIDEVSMVRADLLDCVEKFLRLNGPLPKRRFGGIQMVFIGDLYQLPPVVTAQERALFEAASDSPYESPYFFSARVLADGGYPLEFVELEKIYRQSEAEFIGLLNAIRNRSISEADLERLNARLDPEFAPADGGLYITLTSTNDQAFRRNREKLETLTGETFGYDGFIEGDFDRTSLPTDQRLEIKAGAQVMLLTNDPAGRWVNGTIGKVIDVVRETGADDAVEVELADGEIVDIGPNIWEIFRFAYDKDGGRIVSEPVGAFTQYPLKLAWAVTIHKSQGKTFDRVIVDVGRGTFAHGQVYVALSRCTTFEGLVLRKPIRKEHIRMDWRVVRFLTGFQYAKSEARLAYADKRRLIEEAISEGRVLEVVYLKPDDSKSRRRIRPESLEPMEYGGRKFEGLRAWCYEREDIRHFRIERMLEIKVL, encoded by the coding sequence ATGATCCCCGCCCCGATGGCCAGGAAATCCCGACCCGCCGCTCCCCCTCGCCCCCTTCCGGCCGCATACCCGCGGACAGCATCCGGTCTTGAGATCAACCCCGAGTTCGGTCGGGCCCTCGAGCTTCTCGAATCGACCGATAAGCCCGTCTTCATCACCGGCCGGGCCGGGACCGGCAAATCGACCCTGCTGGACCATTTCCGATCCACGACGAGCAAACGGGTGGCCGTGTTGGCGCCCACCGGTGTGGCCGCCCTGAATGTCCGCGGCCAAACCGTGCATTCCTTCTGCCGCTTCAAGCCCAACGTCACGCTGGAGGCCGTCAAAGCCCTGCCCAAAGCCAAGGCGAACGGGCCCGAGGGCGCCCTCTACCGGAACCTGGATATGGTCATCATCGACGAAGTCTCGATGGTCCGGGCCGATCTCTTGGACTGCGTCGAGAAGTTCCTGCGCCTGAACGGGCCGCTGCCCAAGCGCCGCTTCGGCGGCATCCAGATGGTCTTCATCGGCGACCTCTACCAGCTCCCCCCGGTCGTGACGGCCCAGGAGAGGGCCCTGTTCGAGGCGGCTTCCGACTCGCCCTACGAGTCGCCCTACTTCTTCTCGGCCCGAGTCTTGGCCGACGGCGGCTATCCCCTGGAGTTCGTCGAGCTGGAGAAGATCTACCGCCAAAGCGAAGCCGAGTTCATCGGCCTGCTCAATGCGATCCGCAACCGCTCCATCAGCGAAGCCGATCTGGAGCGCCTGAACGCCAGGCTCGATCCCGAATTCGCTCCGGCCGACGGCGGGCTCTATATCACCCTGACCAGCACCAACGACCAGGCCTTCCGCCGCAACCGGGAGAAGCTGGAAACCCTGACCGGCGAGACGTTCGGCTATGACGGGTTCATTGAAGGGGACTTCGACCGCACCTCGCTTCCGACGGACCAACGCCTCGAGATCAAGGCCGGGGCCCAGGTCATGCTCCTGACCAACGATCCCGCGGGCCGCTGGGTCAACGGGACGATCGGCAAGGTCATCGACGTGGTCCGCGAGACGGGAGCCGACGACGCCGTGGAAGTCGAGCTCGCCGACGGCGAGATCGTGGACATCGGCCCCAATATCTGGGAGATCTTCCGTTTCGCCTACGACAAGGACGGCGGTCGAATCGTCAGCGAGCCGGTGGGGGCCTTCACCCAATACCCCCTCAAGCTGGCCTGGGCCGTGACCATTCACAAAAGCCAGGGCAAGACCTTCGATCGCGTCATCGTCGATGTCGGCCGGGGGACGTTCGCCCACGGCCAAGTCTATGTGGCCTTGAGCCGCTGCACCACCTTTGAGGGGCTGGTCTTGCGCAAGCCGATCCGCAAGGAGCACATCCGGATGGATTGGCGGGTGGTCCGGTTCCTGACCGGGTTCCAGTATGCCAAGTCGGAAGCCCGACTGGCCTACGCCGATAAACGGCGGCTGATCGAAGAGGCCATCTCCGAAGGCCGGGTCCTGGAAGTCGTCTACCTCAAGCCCGACGACAGCAAGAGCCGCCGCCGGATCCGCCCCGAGAGCCTGGAGCCGATGGAATACGGGGGCCGGAAATTCGAGGGCCTGCGGGCCTGGTGTTATGAACGGGAAGACATCCGCCACTTCCGGATCGAGCGGATGCTCGAGATCAAGGTCCTCTAG
- a CDS encoding PilZ domain-containing protein, with product MPEEEKRKYLRFECLVPVELVEVDENGQPGNPALIDNVSREGIRVVLEMGMDFGPGKDLTFKVHGPESHKNCSLKGEVVWIKPKGKKVEIGLRIKDLENCTKSELLDMGYDNWRKDKAKDQLKVQAGAAPSK from the coding sequence ATGCCTGAAGAAGAGAAGAGAAAATATCTTCGCTTTGAATGCCTCGTCCCGGTCGAGCTCGTAGAGGTCGACGAAAACGGCCAGCCCGGCAATCCCGCCCTGATCGACAATGTTTCCCGAGAAGGCATCCGGGTCGTCCTTGAGATGGGGATGGATTTCGGACCCGGCAAAGACCTGACCTTCAAGGTCCACGGCCCCGAAAGCCATAAAAACTGCTCCCTGAAAGGCGAGGTTGTTTGGATTAAGCCCAAGGGCAAGAAGGTCGAAATCGGGCTGAGGATCAAGGACTTGGAGAACTGCACCAAGTCCGAACTCCTCGATATGGGCTATGACAACTGGCGCAAGGACAAAGCCAAAGACCAGCTAAAGGTTCAGGCCGGCGCCGCGCCGTCCAAATAG
- a CDS encoding mucoidy inhibitor MuiA family protein, whose amino-acid sequence MNQTRRAILLGLAAAVLAGAVASAQELPPPRFVTPNPELKIQAVSRIQSVTVFADRATVVRTAAIRPILGPQSVVFAGLPTTIIGGSLRASGRGAAEVKILGLETANEYLESPLLPEARKVQTELDALLYEIGKTKNDLAVLGVQESFLMSLPASQSALNAASVAQGKADPLGWEKTLEFLGGKLATVKAGQLDRQKTLKEQETKAEALRKRIEELKPGRPAEARKVTVLIEAKTQGDFTLDLSYTVANARWTPVYVVRALPDSGEAELSLSAVIQQRSGESWEGVRMALSTSSPALESRPRDLSPWLLDIYVPRMSKGSSRDEGSREMMKMAEMPAAASMPAPAPPPREAEIETADVAETGLHVNFEIKRAVDVPSDGAPHKFPIDSPTVKVKYDYAAVPQNRETAYLRGTLTNTLAYPLLSGSADLFIGQDFVGAMTLPATAAGEEAKFFFGEDGQIKIKFEQVKREKSGGGLLSKAEKLHFIYRLTVQNLRKTPVSVDLADRLPISQNSKIEVKDVVLTPAPAKRDEKGMLSWTVLLAPQEKKEILIEYTIEYPRDATISGL is encoded by the coding sequence ATGAACCAAACCCGTCGAGCGATTTTATTGGGCCTGGCCGCGGCCGTCCTGGCCGGCGCCGTCGCATCCGCCCAGGAATTGCCGCCGCCCCGATTCGTCACACCTAATCCCGAGCTGAAGATCCAGGCCGTCAGCCGGATCCAGTCGGTCACGGTCTTCGCCGACCGGGCCACCGTCGTCCGCACGGCCGCCATCCGGCCGATCCTGGGCCCCCAGAGCGTCGTCTTTGCGGGCTTGCCGACGACGATCATTGGCGGTTCCCTCCGGGCCAGCGGCCGCGGCGCGGCCGAGGTCAAGATCCTCGGGCTCGAGACGGCCAATGAATACCTCGAATCGCCCCTCCTGCCCGAGGCCCGCAAGGTCCAGACCGAGCTGGATGCTTTGCTTTATGAGATCGGCAAGACCAAGAACGATTTGGCCGTTCTGGGCGTCCAGGAGAGCTTCCTGATGTCCCTGCCCGCCAGCCAATCGGCGCTGAACGCGGCGTCTGTGGCCCAGGGCAAGGCCGATCCGTTGGGTTGGGAGAAGACGCTGGAGTTCTTGGGCGGAAAACTGGCGACCGTCAAGGCCGGACAGCTTGACCGTCAGAAGACCCTCAAGGAGCAGGAAACCAAGGCCGAAGCGCTCCGCAAGCGAATCGAGGAGCTCAAGCCCGGCCGACCGGCCGAGGCCCGCAAAGTGACCGTTCTGATCGAAGCCAAAACGCAAGGCGATTTCACCCTCGATCTTTCCTATACCGTCGCCAACGCCCGTTGGACGCCCGTCTATGTCGTCCGGGCTCTGCCCGACAGCGGCGAAGCCGAGCTGTCCCTTTCAGCCGTTATTCAACAGAGAAGCGGCGAGAGCTGGGAAGGCGTCCGGATGGCGCTCTCGACCTCCTCGCCGGCTCTGGAGAGCCGGCCGCGCGATCTTTCCCCCTGGCTATTGGATATCTATGTCCCGCGCATGTCCAAAGGTTCCTCCCGGGACGAGGGTTCGAGGGAGATGATGAAGATGGCCGAGATGCCGGCGGCGGCTTCGATGCCGGCCCCGGCGCCGCCGCCCCGGGAAGCCGAGATCGAGACTGCGGATGTGGCCGAAACCGGATTGCACGTGAATTTCGAGATCAAGCGGGCCGTCGACGTCCCCTCGGACGGCGCGCCGCACAAGTTCCCGATCGATTCGCCGACCGTCAAGGTCAAGTACGACTATGCGGCCGTTCCTCAGAACCGCGAAACGGCGTACCTTCGCGGCACTCTGACCAACACCTTGGCCTACCCGCTGCTTTCGGGCAGCGCGGATCTCTTCATCGGCCAGGACTTCGTCGGCGCCATGACCCTCCCGGCCACGGCCGCCGGCGAAGAAGCCAAGTTCTTCTTCGGCGAAGACGGCCAGATCAAGATCAAGTTCGAGCAGGTCAAGCGGGAGAAATCCGGCGGCGGGCTCTTAAGCAAAGCCGAGAAGCTTCATTTCATCTATCGGTTGACCGTCCAAAACCTGCGCAAGACCCCGGTTTCGGTCGACCTTGCGGACCGCCTCCCGATCAGCCAGAATTCCAAGATCGAGGTCAAAGACGTCGTCCTGACGCCGGCTCCGGCCAAGCGGGACGAGAAGGGGATGCTGTCTTGGACGGTCCTTCTGGCGCCCCAGGAAAAGAAGGAGATCCTGATCGAGTATACGATCGAATACCCGAGGGACGCCACGATCAGCGGCTTGTGA
- a CDS encoding bifunctional methionine sulfoxide reductase B/A protein → MNISQKALIGLVSLTLAWAGWRGLNALMYAGSLPDIQAGKGEMTMVPKVRKADAEWKKTLAPDQYKVMFQCGTEAPFSGRYNDFWEKGTYICAACGAPLFTSEAKYEHGTGWPSFKAPFSEANIEYREDASLGMTRTEVRCSVCGAHLGHVFDDGPAPSGRHYCINSAAMLFQAADAKAKTVPGVATFAAGCFWGVEYKFGRVDGVLSTVVGYAGGKVKDPTYKQVCSDDTGHAEAVQVTFDPVKISYEDLVRKFFSFHDPTQLNRQGPDVGRQYRSVIFFHDPAQKAAAEKVKAEVEKDGAFRRRIVTEIVPAREFYRAEEYHQKYYEKNKRGACAF, encoded by the coding sequence ATGAATATAAGCCAAAAGGCCCTGATCGGCCTGGTCAGCCTGACCCTCGCCTGGGCGGGCTGGAGGGGCCTGAACGCGCTGATGTATGCCGGTTCCCTGCCTGATATTCAGGCGGGCAAAGGAGAGATGACGATGGTTCCCAAGGTTCGCAAGGCGGATGCCGAGTGGAAGAAGACCCTGGCGCCCGATCAATATAAAGTCATGTTCCAATGCGGCACCGAGGCTCCCTTCTCGGGCCGCTACAACGACTTCTGGGAAAAGGGCACCTACATATGCGCCGCCTGCGGGGCGCCCCTGTTCACCTCCGAAGCCAAATACGAGCATGGAACCGGATGGCCCTCCTTCAAAGCGCCTTTCTCCGAGGCCAATATCGAATACCGCGAGGATGCCTCTCTGGGCATGACCCGGACCGAGGTCCGCTGTTCGGTCTGCGGCGCCCATCTCGGCCACGTCTTCGACGACGGACCCGCCCCGAGCGGCCGCCACTACTGCATCAACTCGGCGGCCATGCTGTTCCAGGCGGCCGACGCAAAGGCCAAGACGGTCCCCGGCGTCGCGACGTTCGCGGCCGGCTGTTTCTGGGGCGTCGAATACAAATTCGGCCGAGTGGACGGCGTCCTATCCACGGTCGTGGGCTATGCCGGCGGCAAGGTCAAGGACCCGACCTACAAGCAGGTCTGCAGCGACGACACCGGACATGCCGAGGCCGTCCAGGTGACTTTCGATCCGGTCAAGATCTCCTATGAGGACCTAGTCCGGAAGTTCTTCTCCTTCCACGATCCGACCCAGCTCAACCGCCAGGGCCCCGACGTGGGCAGGCAATATCGCTCGGTCATCTTCTTTCACGACCCGGCCCAGAAGGCCGCGGCCGAGAAGGTCAAGGCCGAGGTCGAGAAGGACGGCGCCTTCCGCCGCCGGATCGTGACCGAGATCGTCCCGGCCCGGGAGTTCTACCGGGCCGAGGAGTATCACCAGAAGTACTACGAGAAGAACAAGCGCGGCGCCTGCGCCTTTTGA
- the trxA gene encoding thioredoxin produces MSKVVPVREASFDAEVLRSDIPVVVDFWAPWCGPCRMMAPVLEAASERWAGRVKFAKLDTDENGSTASRHAIMAIPTLIVFEKGTEKDRAVGFVPAAQLDDWLKRFAAPLPG; encoded by the coding sequence ATGTCCAAAGTCGTTCCCGTCCGCGAAGCATCGTTTGATGCCGAAGTCCTCCGTTCCGATATCCCGGTGGTGGTTGATTTCTGGGCTCCCTGGTGCGGCCCCTGCAGGATGATGGCCCCGGTCCTGGAAGCCGCTTCCGAGCGCTGGGCCGGCCGGGTCAAATTCGCTAAGCTCGACACGGACGAGAACGGCTCGACCGCAAGCCGCCATGCCATTATGGCCATCCCCACCCTGATCGTCTTCGAAAAGGGAACCGAAAAGGACCGGGCCGTCGGATTCGTTCCCGCCGCCCAATTGGATGACTGGCTGAAGCGATTCGCCGCCCCCCTTCCCGGCTGA
- a CDS encoding NUDIX hydrolase: protein MPTPPASWSREILALAKEGLTYGRDPFDRARYEKLLVLAADMAAAETGSNPAAVQTLFTAEEGYLTPKVEVRGVLFRQDRILLVSERTDGGRWTLPGGWADLGATPSENVVREIQEETGFEARAVRLLAVYDRDRQGHSRRYFSCYKIYFLCEILGGLAKRSLETQDVEFFAEDALPPLSTDRVTERQIRRMFELRRHPDQGPDFD from the coding sequence ATGCCGACGCCTCCCGCTTCCTGGTCCCGTGAAATCCTGGCCCTGGCCAAGGAAGGGCTGACTTATGGCCGGGACCCGTTCGACAGGGCCCGCTACGAGAAGCTGCTGGTTCTGGCGGCGGACATGGCGGCCGCCGAGACGGGAAGTAATCCCGCCGCCGTCCAAACCCTGTTTACGGCCGAGGAAGGCTATCTGACGCCCAAAGTCGAGGTCCGCGGCGTCCTCTTCCGCCAGGACCGCATCCTGCTCGTCTCCGAGCGGACGGACGGAGGGCGTTGGACCCTGCCGGGCGGCTGGGCGGACCTGGGCGCCACTCCTTCGGAGAATGTCGTCCGTGAGATTCAGGAAGAAACGGGATTCGAGGCCCGGGCCGTCCGCCTCCTGGCCGTCTACGACCGCGACCGGCAGGGCCATTCCAGGCGCTATTTTTCCTGTTACAAGATCTATTTCCTCTGCGAGATCCTAGGGGGCTTGGCCAAGCGGAGCCTGGAGACGCAGGACGTCGAGTTTTTCGCCGAAGACGCCCTGCCGCCGCTCTCGACGGATCGGGTGACCGAGCGCCAAATCCGGCGCATGTTCGAGCTCCGTCGACACCCAGACCAGGGACCCGATTTCGATTAA